From the Oncorhynchus nerka isolate Pitt River linkage group LG28, Oner_Uvic_2.0, whole genome shotgun sequence genome, one window contains:
- the LOC115113577 gene encoding trafficking protein particle complex subunit 2-like protein, producing MAVCIAVIAKENYPLYIRSVPVQNELKFHYTVHTSLDVVEEKISAVGKAMADQRELYLGLLYPTEDYKVYGYVTNSKVKFVIVADSSNTSLRDNEIRSMFRKLHNSFTDVMCNPFYNPGDTIQSKAFDSMVSAMMVQAS from the exons ATGGCGGTCTGTATTGCTGTCATCGCTAAAGAG AATTATCCTCTGTACATCCGAAGTGTACCCGTACAGAATGAACTGAAGTTCCACTACACGGTGCATACCTCTCTGGATGTGGTGGAGGAGAAGATTTCAGCAGTCGGCAAAGCTATGGCAGACCAGAGAGAGCTTTACCTTGGGTTGCTGTACCCAACTGAGGACTACAAAGT ATATGGCTATGTGACAAACTCCAAGGTGAAGTTTGTCATTGTTGCGGACTCGTCAAACACATCTCTGCGGGACAATGAGATTAGAAGT ATGTTCAGAAAGCTACACAACTCATTTACTGATGTGATGTGCAACCCATTCTACAATCCTGGGGACACCATTCAGTCCAA gGCCTTTGACAGCATGGTGTCTGCAATGATGGTGCAAGCTAGCTGA
- the LOC115113576 gene encoding embryonic polyadenylate-binding protein 2-B-like isoform X2, which translates to MAEQRQDMYIEGELAGDHYMEDPEFEAIKARVQEMEAERLRAVHYEATESQIQAGMFYTMTHEERIDADNRSVYVGNVEYGATADELEIHFNGCGPVNRVTILCDKFSGHPKGFAYIEFHDRDSVQTAMSLDETVFRDRVIKVLPKRTNMPGISTTDRGIHRGARSRGRGFHPPRYNGYQQGRFRYNIGPARSVSPHPYGPPAGKRHWGVPEHREQGPKRHPCLLLITPPTDHSRPGHTGHMHPQQHY; encoded by the exons ATGGCGGAGCAAAGGCAAGACATGTACATAGAAGGCGAGCTCGCGGGAGATCATTACATGGAGGACCCG GAGTTTGAAGCCATCAAGGCACGGGTGCAAGAGATGGAGGCGGAGCGGCTGAGAGCAGTGCATTATGAGGCAACAGAAAGCCAGATCCAGGCAG GAATGTTCTATACAATGACCCATGAGGAAAGGATAGATGCTGACAACAGATCTGTCTATGTGGGGAAT GTGGAGTATGGTGCCACTGCAGATGAGTTGGAGATCCATTTCAATGGCTGTGGTCCTGTCAACAGAGTAACCATCCTTTGTGACAAATTCTCTGGCCATCCCAAGGG TTTTGCATATATTGAGTTCCATGACAGGGACTCAGTGCAGACTGCCATGAGCCTGGATGAGACTGTATTCAGAGACCGAGTCATAAAG GTATTGCCTAAAAGGACCAACATGCCAGGAATCAGCACCACGGACAGGGGGATTCACAGAGGTGCTCGATCCAGGGGACGAGGTTTCCACCCACCCAGATACAATGggtatcaacaaggcaggttccgATACAACATTGGCCCCGCCAGGTCAGTCTCACCACACCCCTACGGGCCCCCAGCTGGGAAGAGACACTGGGGTGTTCCTGAGCACCGTGAGCAGGGCCCTAAACGGCACCCATGCCTTCTCCTCATAACCCCACCCACTGACCACTCGAGGCCAGGGCACACTGGACACATGCACCCGCAGCAACACTACTGA
- the LOC115113576 gene encoding embryonic polyadenylate-binding protein 2-B-like isoform X1: MAEQRQDMYIEGELAGDHYMEDPEFEAIKARVQEMEAERLRAVHYEATESQIQAAGMFYTMTHEERIDADNRSVYVGNVEYGATADELEIHFNGCGPVNRVTILCDKFSGHPKGFAYIEFHDRDSVQTAMSLDETVFRDRVIKVLPKRTNMPGISTTDRGIHRGARSRGRGFHPPRYNGYQQGRFRYNIGPARSVSPHPYGPPAGKRHWGVPEHREQGPKRHPCLLLITPPTDHSRPGHTGHMHPQQHY, translated from the exons ATGGCGGAGCAAAGGCAAGACATGTACATAGAAGGCGAGCTCGCGGGAGATCATTACATGGAGGACCCG GAGTTTGAAGCCATCAAGGCACGGGTGCAAGAGATGGAGGCGGAGCGGCTGAGAGCAGTGCATTATGAGGCAACAGAAAGCCAGATCCAGGCAG CAGGAATGTTCTATACAATGACCCATGAGGAAAGGATAGATGCTGACAACAGATCTGTCTATGTGGGGAAT GTGGAGTATGGTGCCACTGCAGATGAGTTGGAGATCCATTTCAATGGCTGTGGTCCTGTCAACAGAGTAACCATCCTTTGTGACAAATTCTCTGGCCATCCCAAGGG TTTTGCATATATTGAGTTCCATGACAGGGACTCAGTGCAGACTGCCATGAGCCTGGATGAGACTGTATTCAGAGACCGAGTCATAAAG GTATTGCCTAAAAGGACCAACATGCCAGGAATCAGCACCACGGACAGGGGGATTCACAGAGGTGCTCGATCCAGGGGACGAGGTTTCCACCCACCCAGATACAATGggtatcaacaaggcaggttccgATACAACATTGGCCCCGCCAGGTCAGTCTCACCACACCCCTACGGGCCCCCAGCTGGGAAGAGACACTGGGGTGTTCCTGAGCACCGTGAGCAGGGCCCTAAACGGCACCCATGCCTTCTCCTCATAACCCCACCCACTGACCACTCGAGGCCAGGGCACACTGGACACATGCACCCGCAGCAACACTACTGA